One Telluria mixta DNA window includes the following coding sequences:
- a CDS encoding LysR substrate-binding domain-containing protein, whose product MELRQLRYFVAIVDHGSLSRAALVLHVAQPALTQQLRQLEEELGVQLLHRSAQGVLNTDAGKVFYEHAQAILKQVADAQAAVVQSAERPSGSVTLGLPHSISDALALPLLTAIRQRYPEITLQLTEEITGSLAEQLRAGRINLAVLFDDGQLGSFAAIPLVEEELRFICRADASAAAGHDSLTLRAALDTTLILPGLQHGVRPRIESTARAAGLATHGVIEINSIAILKSAILAGMGATILPVAPVQAEVERGAMRALAIRDPAIARTVVLCTSRNIPLTNAAAAVSRLVVQVAHDLCAGGHWIGATALKG is encoded by the coding sequence ATGGAACTCCGTCAGCTGCGCTATTTCGTCGCCATCGTGGACCACGGCTCGCTATCGCGTGCCGCGCTGGTCCTGCACGTGGCGCAGCCGGCGCTGACCCAGCAATTGCGTCAGCTGGAAGAGGAACTGGGCGTGCAGCTTCTGCACCGCTCGGCACAGGGCGTACTCAACACCGACGCCGGCAAGGTGTTCTATGAACATGCGCAGGCCATCCTCAAGCAGGTGGCGGATGCGCAGGCTGCCGTCGTGCAATCGGCCGAACGGCCATCGGGCAGCGTCACGCTCGGCCTGCCGCACAGTATTTCGGATGCCCTCGCGCTGCCGTTGCTGACGGCGATCCGCCAGCGCTATCCGGAAATCACGCTACAGCTGACCGAGGAAATCACCGGCAGCCTGGCCGAGCAGTTGCGCGCCGGCCGTATCAACCTGGCCGTGCTGTTCGACGACGGCCAGCTCGGCAGCTTCGCCGCCATTCCACTCGTCGAGGAAGAGCTGCGCTTCATCTGCCGCGCCGACGCATCTGCCGCCGCCGGGCACGACAGCCTGACCTTGCGCGCTGCGCTGGACACGACCCTAATCCTGCCGGGGCTGCAGCATGGCGTGCGGCCGCGCATCGAAAGCACGGCACGCGCCGCGGGCCTGGCCACGCACGGCGTCATCGAAATCAACTCGATCGCGATCCTGAAATCGGCCATCCTCGCCGGCATGGGCGCCACCATCCTGCCCGTGGCGCCGGTACAGGCCGAGGTCGAACGCGGCGCCATGCGGGCGCTGGCCATCCGCGATCCGGCCATTGCGCGCACCGTCGTGCTGTGCACCTCGCGCAATATCCCGCTGACCAATGCGGCGGCGGCCGTCAGCCGTCTCGTCGTCCAGGTGGCGCATGACTTGTGCGCCGGCGGTCACTGGATCGGGGCAACGGCACTCAAGGGGTAA
- the prsT gene encoding XrtA/PEP-CTERM system TPR-repeat protein PrsT: MPRHPNKLKLTAAILSGAFMVAGLSACGRSTQSTEQLLGEAKQYQQKGDLKSAMIQLKNAVEKSPENAEARMELGNLELDMGDFPSAEKEFRKARSSGIAADRVLPQLAKAMSQQGKFKEILDEVTPEVAAKSASLQTLRGDALLATGKLDEAKQAFEQALALNANAGDALLGLARYAVAKQDKDAAERYIDEAVAKDPKNADVFMARGSLMRTQGKADEAIAAFDQALALNPRHRTAHIEKAYVHITRGKFADAKAEIDAAEKNAPGNLLVTYTRALYEFSQGKYSAAQDALGRVLKVAPDHMPSVLLAGASELNLGALQQADQHLRKYLEFNPNDVYARKLLAQVQLKSAQPNDAAVTLAPALKSAADDPQVLALAGETYMQVHDFNKASAYLEKAATLAPKAAGLRTSLGLSKLAQGDQARGLSELQKATELDPKSAQATMALVQTEINLKHYDKALAAIDALEKQQPDNPQVLTLRGAVNMVKGDVPAARAALDKAVALQPTFIPAVQNLARLDLVEKKPDVAKQRYEKVLQKEPNNVDAMRALGELAMMQKHPEEATTWFEKASNAKPEAVGPALNLGRHYLSTGQAQKALTLARKVQTANPTNPELVELLGQAQIANKDTSGALETYSKLVNLAPKSAAPHLRLAGVHMLMQNNNAAAEDLKRAVDLQPDLVAARLAQVELAVRMGRGDEALAMARQIQKINDKSPVGYATEGDVLMSQRKPAQALPAYDKAFAIAKAPEILMKSLQAMTLTGKGKEAQARAAQFLKDNPNDVLIGMYAAENNLAAKDYKAAIARLEDIVKRTPNNAAALNNLAYAYQQVKDPRALATAEQAYKLAENNAGVMDTLGWLLVEQGNTGRGVPLLQKASSLAPKSSEVRYHLAVGLSKSGDKAGARKELDKLLADDRSFDQADEARALLKAL, translated from the coding sequence ATGCCGCGTCACCCCAACAAGCTCAAACTTACTGCTGCCATCCTGTCCGGTGCGTTCATGGTAGCCGGGCTGTCCGCCTGCGGCCGCTCCACGCAGTCGACCGAGCAGCTGCTGGGCGAAGCCAAGCAGTATCAGCAGAAAGGTGACCTGAAGTCAGCAATGATTCAGCTCAAGAATGCGGTCGAAAAGAGCCCGGAAAACGCCGAGGCACGCATGGAGCTGGGCAACCTCGAACTCGACATGGGCGATTTCCCCTCGGCCGAGAAGGAATTCCGCAAGGCCCGCTCGAGCGGGATCGCCGCCGACCGCGTGCTGCCCCAGTTGGCCAAGGCGATGTCGCAGCAAGGCAAGTTCAAGGAAATCCTCGACGAAGTCACGCCGGAAGTGGCCGCCAAATCGGCGTCGTTGCAGACGCTGCGCGGCGACGCCTTGCTGGCCACCGGCAAGCTCGACGAGGCCAAGCAGGCGTTCGAGCAAGCCCTGGCGCTGAACGCCAATGCGGGTGACGCCCTGCTCGGCCTGGCGCGCTACGCGGTCGCCAAGCAGGACAAGGACGCGGCCGAGCGTTACATCGACGAAGCCGTGGCCAAGGATCCCAAGAATGCGGATGTCTTCATGGCGCGCGGCTCGCTGATGCGCACGCAGGGCAAGGCCGACGAGGCGATCGCCGCCTTCGACCAGGCGCTGGCACTGAATCCGCGCCATCGCACGGCACATATCGAGAAGGCGTACGTCCACATCACCCGCGGCAAGTTCGCGGACGCAAAAGCCGAAATCGATGCGGCCGAGAAGAATGCGCCGGGCAATCTGCTCGTGACATATACCCGCGCGCTGTACGAATTCTCGCAAGGTAAGTACTCGGCGGCCCAGGACGCCCTGGGGCGCGTCCTGAAAGTCGCACCGGACCACATGCCCAGCGTGCTGCTGGCCGGCGCGTCGGAACTGAACCTCGGCGCCTTGCAGCAAGCCGACCAGCATCTGCGCAAATACCTCGAATTCAATCCGAACGACGTGTACGCCCGCAAGCTGCTGGCCCAGGTCCAGCTCAAGAGCGCACAACCGAACGATGCCGCCGTCACGCTCGCGCCGGCACTGAAGAGTGCGGCGGACGATCCGCAGGTGCTCGCCCTGGCCGGCGAAACCTATATGCAGGTGCATGACTTCAACAAAGCCAGCGCCTACCTGGAAAAAGCCGCGACCTTGGCACCGAAAGCCGCTGGTCTGCGTACGTCGCTCGGCCTGTCCAAGCTGGCCCAGGGCGACCAGGCGCGCGGCCTGTCCGAACTGCAAAAGGCCACGGAGCTCGACCCGAAATCGGCGCAGGCCACGATGGCGCTGGTCCAGACGGAGATCAACCTCAAGCATTACGACAAGGCGTTGGCCGCCATCGACGCCCTCGAAAAGCAGCAGCCCGACAATCCGCAGGTGCTGACCCTGCGGGGCGCCGTCAACATGGTCAAGGGCGACGTGCCCGCCGCCCGCGCCGCGCTGGACAAGGCCGTTGCCCTGCAACCGACCTTCATCCCGGCCGTCCAGAACCTGGCACGCCTGGACCTCGTCGAGAAAAAACCCGACGTCGCCAAGCAGCGCTACGAAAAAGTCCTGCAGAAGGAACCGAACAACGTCGACGCGATGCGCGCCCTGGGCGAACTGGCGATGATGCAGAAGCATCCCGAGGAAGCGACGACGTGGTTCGAGAAGGCCAGCAACGCGAAGCCGGAGGCCGTCGGGCCGGCGCTCAACCTCGGCCGGCACTACCTGAGTACGGGACAGGCGCAGAAAGCGCTGACGCTGGCACGCAAGGTCCAGACCGCCAACCCGACCAATCCCGAACTGGTGGAACTGCTGGGCCAGGCCCAGATCGCCAACAAGGACACGTCCGGCGCGCTGGAAACCTACAGCAAGCTGGTCAACCTGGCTCCGAAATCGGCTGCGCCGCACCTGCGCCTGGCCGGTGTGCACATGCTGATGCAGAACAATAACGCCGCAGCCGAGGATCTGAAGCGCGCCGTCGACCTGCAACCCGACCTGGTCGCTGCCCGCCTCGCTCAGGTCGAGCTGGCCGTGCGCATGGGCCGTGGGGACGAGGCGCTGGCCATGGCGCGCCAGATCCAAAAGATCAACGACAAGTCGCCCGTCGGCTACGCGACCGAAGGCGATGTGCTGATGTCGCAAAGGAAGCCGGCGCAGGCGCTGCCCGCCTACGACAAGGCGTTCGCGATCGCCAAGGCACCGGAAATCCTCATGAAATCCCTGCAGGCCATGACGCTGACCGGCAAGGGCAAGGAAGCGCAGGCACGCGCGGCCCAGTTCCTGAAGGACAACCCGAACGACGTCCTGATCGGCATGTACGCCGCCGAGAACAACCTGGCGGCCAAGGATTACAAGGCCGCGATCGCACGCCTGGAAGACATCGTCAAGCGCACGCCGAACAATGCTGCCGCACTGAACAACCTGGCGTATGCTTATCAGCAAGTGAAAGATCCGCGCGCACTTGCAACTGCCGAGCAGGCATATAAACTTGCTGAGAACAACGCCGGCGTCATGGACACGCTGGGCTGGCTTCTGGTGGAACAAGGCAATACGGGCCGCGGCGTGCCGCTGCTGCAGAAAGCCAGCAGCCTGGCGCCGAAGTCGTCCGAAGTGCGCTACCACCTGGCGGTAGGTCTGAGCAAATCGGGCGACAAGGCAGGCGCGCGCAAGGAGCTCGACAAGCTTCTGGCGGACGATAGATCGTTCGACCAGGCCGACGAAGCGCGCGCATTGCTAAAGGCTTTGTAA
- the icmF gene encoding fused isobutyryl-CoA mutase/GTPase IcmF: MNDITPAAKLDLPEHAKLSNKVRFVTAASLFDGHDASINIMRRILQTNGAEVVHLGHNRSVDEVVTAALAEDVQGIAISSYQGGHVEYFKYMIDLLRQRGGAHIKVFGGGGGVIVPHEIEELHAYGVTRIFSPEDGQRMGLVGMIRSMLEACDVDLSSYAPTTLDPLQTGPIEQRHRPLAQLITALENGKADGSLRKRIMDTAEGLKVPVLGITGTGGAGKSSLTDELIRRIRLDQGDRLNIAVISIDPSRRKSGGALLGDRIRMNAINPWNGQARVFMRSLATREAGSEISQALPDVIAACKVAGFDLVIVETSGIGQGDAAIVPHVDVSMYVMTPEFGAASQLEKIDMLDFADFIAINKFDRKGAQDALRDVAKQVQRNKELWSRSPDEMPVYGTQASRFNDDGVTALYLGLLPALAELGLKIDTPKLPRPATRYSSGKNVIVPPARSRYLAEIADTVRGYHRNVGKQVKLARERQQLTETKRMLAAANREVVLDDLITERENAMEGEAKTLLASWPQLQATYAGDEHVVKIRDKEIRTNLTYTTLSGNKVRKVALPRFEDHGEILRFLMLENVPGAFPYTAGVFPFKREGEDPTRMFAGEGDAFRTNRRFKLVSQGMDAKRLSTAFDSVTLYGADPALRPDIYGKVGNSGVSIATLDDMKVLYDGFDLCSPNTSVSMTINGPAPTILAMFMNTAIDQQMDRFERDNGRKPNADETQKIRAWVLANVRGTVQADILKEDQGQNTCIFSTEFSLKVMGDIQEYFVQNQVRNFYSVSISGYHIAEAGANPISQLAFTLSNGFTFVEAYLARGMHIDDFAPNLSFFFSNGMDPEYTVLGRVARRIWAVAMRDKYGANDRSQKLKYHIQTSGRSLHAQEIDFNDIRTTLQALIAIYDNCNSLHTNAYDEAITTPTDESVRRALAIQLIINREWGLAKNENPNQGSFILEELTDLVEEAVLQEFERIAERGGVLGAMETGYQRGKIQEESMLYEHRKHDGSLPIIGVNTFRNPKAAEAPATIELARSTDDEKQSQLTRLEDFHRRHADEAPAALAALQQAAIDNENVFARLMDAVRVCSLGQITTALFEVGGQYRRNM, translated from the coding sequence ATGAACGACATCACGCCTGCCGCCAAGCTCGACCTGCCGGAGCACGCCAAGCTGTCCAACAAAGTCCGTTTCGTCACGGCCGCCTCGCTGTTCGACGGCCACGACGCCTCGATCAACATCATGCGCCGCATCCTGCAGACGAACGGCGCCGAAGTCGTGCACCTGGGGCATAACCGCTCGGTCGACGAAGTCGTCACGGCCGCGCTGGCCGAGGACGTGCAAGGCATCGCCATCTCCAGCTACCAGGGCGGCCACGTCGAATATTTCAAGTACATGATCGACCTGCTGCGCCAGCGCGGCGGCGCCCACATCAAGGTGTTCGGCGGGGGCGGCGGCGTCATCGTCCCGCACGAGATCGAAGAGCTGCATGCCTACGGCGTCACGCGCATCTTCTCTCCAGAAGACGGCCAGCGCATGGGCCTCGTCGGCATGATCCGCTCGATGCTGGAAGCGTGCGACGTCGACCTGTCGAGCTATGCGCCGACCACCCTCGATCCGCTGCAGACCGGGCCGATCGAGCAGCGCCACCGCCCGCTCGCGCAACTGATCACGGCACTGGAAAACGGCAAGGCGGACGGCAGTCTGCGCAAGCGCATCATGGACACGGCCGAAGGCCTGAAAGTGCCCGTGCTGGGCATCACGGGCACGGGCGGCGCGGGTAAATCGTCGCTGACGGATGAACTCATCCGCCGCATCCGCCTCGACCAGGGCGACCGCCTGAACATCGCGGTCATCTCCATCGACCCGTCGCGCCGCAAATCCGGCGGCGCGCTGCTGGGCGACCGCATCCGCATGAATGCGATCAACCCGTGGAACGGGCAGGCACGCGTGTTCATGCGCTCGCTCGCGACGCGCGAAGCGGGATCGGAAATCTCGCAGGCCCTGCCGGACGTGATCGCCGCATGCAAGGTCGCGGGCTTCGACCTCGTGATCGTCGAAACGTCCGGCATCGGCCAGGGCGACGCCGCCATCGTGCCGCACGTCGACGTATCGATGTACGTGATGACGCCGGAATTCGGCGCCGCGTCGCAGCTCGAGAAGATCGACATGCTGGACTTCGCCGACTTCATCGCCATCAACAAGTTCGACCGCAAGGGCGCCCAGGACGCGCTGCGCGACGTGGCCAAGCAGGTCCAGCGCAACAAGGAATTGTGGAGCAGGTCGCCGGACGAGATGCCCGTCTACGGCACGCAGGCGTCGCGCTTCAACGATGACGGCGTCACCGCGCTGTATCTCGGCCTGCTGCCGGCGCTGGCGGAACTCGGCCTGAAAATCGACACGCCGAAACTGCCCAGGCCGGCCACCAGATACTCGAGCGGCAAGAACGTGATCGTGCCGCCCGCGCGCTCGCGCTACCTGGCCGAGATCGCGGACACCGTGCGCGGCTACCACCGCAACGTCGGCAAGCAGGTGAAACTCGCGCGCGAGCGCCAGCAGCTGACGGAGACGAAGCGCATGCTCGCCGCCGCGAACCGTGAAGTCGTGTTGGACGACCTGATCACGGAACGCGAGAACGCGATGGAAGGCGAGGCGAAGACACTGCTCGCGTCCTGGCCGCAGCTGCAGGCAACCTACGCGGGCGACGAGCACGTGGTCAAGATCCGCGACAAGGAAATCCGCACGAACCTCACGTACACGACGCTCTCGGGCAACAAGGTGCGCAAGGTCGCCCTGCCCCGCTTCGAGGATCACGGCGAGATCCTGCGCTTCCTGATGCTGGAAAACGTGCCGGGTGCCTTCCCGTACACGGCCGGCGTGTTCCCATTCAAACGCGAGGGCGAGGATCCGACCCGCATGTTCGCCGGCGAAGGCGACGCGTTCCGCACGAACCGCCGCTTCAAGCTGGTCTCGCAGGGCATGGATGCAAAGCGCCTGTCGACGGCGTTCGACTCCGTCACCCTGTACGGCGCCGACCCGGCGCTGCGGCCCGACATCTATGGGAAAGTGGGCAACTCGGGCGTATCGATCGCGACGCTGGACGACATGAAGGTGCTGTACGACGGTTTCGACCTGTGCAGCCCGAACACCTCGGTCTCGATGACGATCAACGGCCCCGCCCCGACCATCCTCGCGATGTTCATGAATACCGCGATCGACCAGCAGATGGACCGGTTCGAGCGCGACAACGGCCGCAAGCCGAACGCCGACGAAACGCAAAAGATCCGCGCGTGGGTACTGGCCAACGTGCGCGGCACGGTGCAGGCCGACATCCTGAAGGAAGACCAGGGCCAGAACACCTGCATCTTCTCGACGGAATTCTCGCTGAAGGTCATGGGCGACATCCAGGAATACTTCGTCCAGAACCAGGTGCGCAATTTTTACTCGGTGTCGATCTCGGGCTACCACATCGCCGAAGCGGGCGCGAACCCGATCTCGCAGCTGGCCTTCACCCTGTCGAACGGCTTTACGTTTGTCGAAGCCTACCTCGCGCGCGGCATGCACATCGACGACTTCGCGCCGAACCTGTCGTTCTTCTTCTCGAACGGGATGGATCCGGAATACACGGTGCTGGGCCGCGTGGCGCGCCGCATCTGGGCCGTCGCGATGCGCGACAAGTACGGCGCGAACGACCGCTCGCAGAAGCTGAAGTACCACATCCAGACGTCGGGCCGCTCGCTGCACGCGCAGGAGATCGACTTCAACGACATCCGCACCACCCTGCAGGCGCTGATCGCGATCTACGACAACTGCAACTCGCTGCACACGAACGCGTACGACGAGGCGATCACGACGCCGACCGACGAATCCGTCCGCCGCGCGCTCGCAATCCAGCTGATCATCAACCGCGAATGGGGCCTGGCCAAGAACGAGAATCCGAACCAGGGCTCGTTCATCCTCGAGGAGCTGACGGACCTCGTCGAGGAAGCCGTGCTGCAGGAATTCGAGCGCATCGCCGAGCGCGGCGGCGTGCTCGGTGCGATGGAAACGGGCTACCAGCGCGGCAAGATTCAGGAAGAGTCGATGCTGTACGAGCACCGCAAGCACGACGGCAGCCTGCCGATCATCGGCGTGAACACCTTCCGCAATCCGAAGGCCGCGGAGGCCCCGGCGACGATCGAACTGGCCCGTTCCACCGACGACGAGAAGCAGTCGCAGCTCACGCGCCTGGAAGACTTCCATCGCCGCCATGCGGACGAGGCACCGGCCGCGCTGGCCGCGCTGCAGCAGGCCGCCATCGACAACGAGAACGTGTTTGCCCGCCTGATGGACGCCGTACGCGTCTGCTCCCTGGGCCAGATCACGACGGCGTTGTTCGAGGTGGGCGGACAGTATCGCCGCAATATGTAG
- a CDS encoding indolepyruvate ferredoxin oxidoreductase family protein has translation MPDTVLGQGASASMPAAPAVPAPLKDVSLDDKYTATSGKIFLSGIQALVRLPMMQKLRDEQAGLDTAGFVSGYRGSPLGGLDENLWKAKGHLEAKSIQFVPGVNEDLAATAVWGTQTVDLIGPAKYDGVFAMWYAKGPGVDRCGDVFKHMNHAGTAKNGGVLLVAGDDHGAYSSTLPHQSDHIFAACMIPVLYPSNVQEYLDLGVHGWAMSRFSGLAVAFKALADTVESSASVDADPFRVKVNIPQDFAMPEGGLNTRLSAIPLGQQARNQEALMQDYKIYAALAYARENKLNRTTIDSPDAKLGIIASGKSYVDVLEALEELGIDEAMAARVGLRLFKVAMIWPLEPEGVREFAQGLDEILVVEEKRQVVEYQLKEQLYNWRDDVRPRVIGKFDEKGEWVAPRGESLLPPKADFSVAQVARVIAGRITRLNLDERTRDLIKARLAFLEAKDAVLMKAVTTPFRPAFYCSGCPHNTSTKVPDGSFALAGIGCHVMATSIYPEMNKLTTHMGGEGAPWIGQAAFSKVPHVFQNLGDGTYFHSGYLAVRAAIAAKVNITYKILYNDAVAMTGGQPVDGTTSVPLIARQMAAEGVQRIALVTEDLSRYEDRSALPAEVTLYDRSKMDDVQRELREIPGVTVLIYDQTCAAEKRRRRKKGEFPDVAKRMVINEAVCEGCGDCGVQSNCVAILPKETEFGRKRAIDQSACNKDYSCAKGFCPSFATVEGGTLKKNKAGASKKDGDDGWGPLPTPALPSIAAPYNILINGIGGTGVITVGALMGMAAHLEGKGASVLDMTGMSQKNGSVTSHVKIAETPERLRAQRIATGEADLVLGCDMLTAGAADAISKMRPGRTMVVVNLHEQPTGTFAQQRDWEFPADQVRSLIVEAVGGEAGADFLDATKLATALMGDSIAANLFMLGYAWQKGLVPLSEASLLRAIELNGVAVASNQRSFLWGRRAAVDLQRVERTAIPAQPVLVQMPQSLDSVIKKRVEFLTGYQDAAYAAQYETLVTRVREREAALKLGNKLSMAVAKSYAKLMAYKDEYEVARLYTDGRFVEQLQSQFDGKFSVKFNLAPPLFAKKDAKGHLVKAEFGSWMWGAFKLLAKLKGLRGTAFDVFGYTAERRMERALVTEYRDMIEAQLASLDASNHAVAVELAALPEQIRGFGHVKEKAVAEYRVHKEELLSGNIKKRAA, from the coding sequence ATGCCTGACACCGTCCTGGGCCAGGGCGCATCCGCGTCCATGCCTGCCGCGCCCGCCGTTCCCGCTCCCCTCAAAGACGTCAGCCTCGACGACAAGTATACCGCCACCTCCGGCAAGATCTTCCTGTCCGGCATCCAGGCCCTCGTGCGCCTGCCGATGATGCAGAAGCTGCGCGACGAGCAGGCCGGCCTGGACACGGCCGGCTTCGTCTCGGGCTACCGTGGCTCGCCGCTGGGCGGCCTGGACGAGAACCTGTGGAAGGCCAAGGGTCACCTGGAAGCGAAATCCATCCAGTTCGTGCCGGGCGTGAACGAGGACCTGGCCGCGACGGCCGTCTGGGGCACGCAAACCGTGGACCTGATCGGGCCGGCCAAGTACGACGGCGTGTTCGCGATGTGGTACGCGAAAGGCCCGGGAGTGGACCGCTGCGGCGACGTCTTCAAGCACATGAACCACGCCGGCACGGCGAAGAACGGCGGCGTGCTGCTCGTCGCGGGCGACGACCACGGCGCGTATTCGTCGACCCTGCCGCACCAGTCCGACCATATCTTCGCCGCCTGCATGATCCCCGTGCTGTATCCGTCCAACGTGCAGGAATACCTGGACCTGGGTGTGCACGGCTGGGCGATGTCGCGCTTTTCCGGCCTGGCCGTCGCGTTCAAGGCGCTGGCCGACACGGTGGAATCGAGCGCTTCGGTCGACGCCGATCCGTTCCGCGTCAAGGTGAACATCCCGCAGGACTTCGCGATGCCGGAAGGCGGCCTGAATACGCGGCTGTCGGCGATCCCGCTGGGCCAGCAGGCGCGCAATCAGGAAGCCCTGATGCAGGACTACAAGATCTACGCGGCGCTCGCGTATGCGCGTGAAAACAAGCTGAACCGCACGACGATCGACAGCCCGGATGCGAAGCTCGGCATCATCGCCTCCGGCAAATCGTACGTGGACGTGCTGGAAGCGCTGGAAGAACTGGGCATCGACGAAGCGATGGCTGCCCGGGTCGGCCTGCGCCTGTTCAAGGTGGCGATGATCTGGCCGCTGGAGCCGGAAGGCGTGCGCGAATTCGCGCAAGGCCTGGACGAGATCCTCGTCGTGGAAGAAAAGCGCCAAGTCGTCGAATACCAGCTGAAGGAACAGCTTTATAACTGGCGCGACGACGTGCGTCCGCGCGTGATCGGCAAGTTCGACGAAAAGGGAGAGTGGGTCGCGCCGCGCGGCGAATCGCTGCTCCCGCCGAAGGCCGATTTCTCCGTCGCGCAAGTCGCGCGCGTGATCGCCGGCCGCATCACCCGTCTGAATCTCGACGAGCGCACCCGCGACCTGATCAAGGCGAGACTGGCCTTCCTGGAAGCGAAGGACGCGGTGCTCATGAAAGCCGTGACGACGCCGTTCCGTCCCGCGTTCTATTGCTCCGGCTGCCCGCACAACACGTCGACGAAGGTGCCGGACGGCTCGTTTGCGCTGGCCGGCATCGGCTGCCACGTGATGGCCACGTCGATCTACCCGGAGATGAACAAGCTGACGACGCACATGGGCGGCGAAGGCGCGCCGTGGATCGGCCAGGCCGCGTTCTCCAAGGTGCCGCACGTATTCCAGAACCTGGGCGACGGCACCTATTTCCACTCGGGCTATCTCGCCGTGCGTGCCGCCATCGCGGCCAAGGTCAACATCACTTATAAAATCCTGTACAACGACGCGGTCGCGATGACGGGCGGCCAGCCGGTCGACGGCACGACGTCCGTGCCGCTGATCGCGCGCCAGATGGCGGCCGAAGGCGTCCAGCGCATCGCGCTCGTCACGGAAGACCTGTCGCGTTACGAAGACCGCTCCGCGCTGCCGGCGGAAGTGACGTTGTACGACCGCAGCAAGATGGACGACGTGCAGCGCGAACTGCGCGAGATCCCCGGCGTGACGGTGCTGATCTACGACCAGACCTGCGCGGCAGAGAAGCGCCGTCGCCGGAAAAAGGGCGAGTTCCCGGATGTCGCAAAACGCATGGTGATCAACGAAGCCGTGTGCGAAGGCTGCGGCGATTGCGGCGTCCAGTCGAACTGCGTGGCTATCCTGCCGAAGGAAACGGAATTCGGCCGCAAGCGCGCCATCGACCAGTCCGCGTGCAACAAAGATTATTCGTGCGCCAAGGGCTTCTGCCCGAGCTTCGCCACCGTCGAAGGCGGCACGCTGAAGAAGAACAAGGCCGGCGCCAGCAAGAAGGATGGCGATGACGGCTGGGGTCCGCTGCCCACGCCCGCCCTTCCCTCGATCGCGGCGCCGTACAACATCCTGATCAACGGCATCGGCGGCACCGGCGTCATCACCGTCGGCGCGCTGATGGGCATGGCGGCCCACCTCGAAGGCAAGGGTGCGTCCGTGCTGGACATGACGGGCATGAGCCAGAAGAACGGCTCCGTCACGTCGCACGTGAAGATCGCGGAGACGCCGGAACGCCTGCGTGCGCAGCGCATCGCCACCGGCGAGGCCGACCTCGTGCTGGGCTGCGACATGCTGACGGCCGGCGCCGCCGACGCCATCTCGAAGATGCGTCCGGGCCGCACGATGGTCGTCGTCAATCTGCACGAGCAGCCGACCGGCACGTTCGCCCAGCAGAGAGATTGGGAATTCCCGGCCGACCAGGTCCGTTCGCTGATCGTGGAAGCGGTCGGTGGCGAGGCCGGCGCCGACTTCCTCGACGCGACGAAGCTGGCGACGGCGCTGATGGGTGACTCGATCGCCGCCAACCTGTTCATGCTGGGCTATGCATGGCAGAAGGGCCTCGTGCCGCTGTCGGAAGCCTCGCTGCTGCGCGCCATCGAACTGAACGGCGTGGCCGTCGCATCGAACCAGCGCAGCTTCCTGTGGGGCCGCCGCGCCGCCGTCGACCTGCAACGTGTCGAACGCACGGCGATCCCGGCGCAGCCGGTCCTGGTCCAGATGCCGCAGAGCCTCGACAGCGTGATCAAGAAGCGCGTCGAATTCCTGACCGGTTACCAGGACGCGGCCTATGCAGCGCAATACGAAACGCTGGTCACGCGCGTGCGCGAACGCGAGGCGGCGCTCAAGCTGGGCAACAAGCTGTCGATGGCCGTCGCGAAGTCGTATGCCAAGCTGATGGCCTACAAGGACGAGTACGAAGTGGCGCGCCTGTACACGGACGGCCGCTTCGTGGAGCAGCTGCAAAGCCAGTTCGACGGCAAGTTCAGCGTGAAATTCAACCTGGCGCCGCCGCTGTTCGCGAAGAAGGACGCCAAGGGCCACCTCGTGAAAGCCGAGTTCGGGTCGTGGATGTGGGGTGCGTTCAAGCTGCTGGCCAAACTGAAAGGCTTGCGCGGCACGGCATTCGACGTGTTCGGCTACACGGCCGAGCGCAGGATGGAGCGCGCCCTCGTCACCGAATACCGTGACATGATCGAGGCGCAGCTAGCGTCGCTGGACGCATCGAACCACGCCGTCGCCGTCGAGCTGGCGGCGCTGCCGGAGCAGATCCGCGGCTTCGGCCACGTCAAGGAAAAAGCCGTGGCCGAGTATCGCGTGCACAAGGAGGAACTCCTCTCCGGCAACATCAAAAAGCGTGCCGCATGA